A region of the Numenius arquata chromosome 2, bNumArq3.hap1.1, whole genome shotgun sequence genome:
CAGCCATGTCCCCacagtgctgctgccagcagcactccGAAGAGGTCTGTGAGAGCTGCGTGGTGAAAACCACCCTGACGGCTGAAAACGTTGTGGAGGCCAACAAGCTCTCCAACAACTACAAGGTGGGTGTCCTCGGTGTGGttgggggcacccatgggtgctcctgggTGGCTGTAACaggttttctcttcctcttccgtCCAAAACAATCTCTCTGCAGTTTGGCTTCAAGAAATGGAAGAGCCACGTGACGGCACGGCCCTGGGAGGACCGATCGGAGATCGTCAAGGAGCTCTACTCTGACCTCAACGTCATCCGGGGTTCTGGAGGTGGGTGGCCTCGGGGACACCCTGTGTGCTGGCAGTGTGGAtttgggatggtgcaggtgacaaTGGTCCCATCTGGTGCCTCCCGTCCTGCAGGGTCCACGGTGACATGTGGGAACGTCCTCTACCTGCTGCTCTTCGGCTGGTGGCTCTCGTTCCTCTATGTCCTCACAGCTGCCATGATGTTCATCACCGTTGTGGGGGCTCCTTATGGTGAGTCCCAAATTTGGGACCTCTGGGTGAGCTGTCTGTCTCCTGGCTGAGCCCAAAATGGCACCGATGGGTGCTGGAGCCTTCTGGGTCCCTTCCCTGCAGGGTGGCCCTGTAGCTGGAGGGGACATGCGTGTCCCCAACAGAGCTGATGCTCGTGTCCCCACAGGGCGGCTCTGCTGGGACCTGGCTGGGTATTTCCTCTGGCCCTTTGGCAAAGTGATCCAGAAGGTGGAGGTAACGGCGTGCCCCAAATCGGGaccccatggggggggggtgtggttgGGGTGCCCCACACTGCACCCTGACACCCCTCATCTCCCCCAGGTCCCCAAATCCCGCCGGGCGCTGGGTGCGTGCGAGGCTGGTGTGGAGGCGAGTGGTGCGGGGGAGACCTCAGCCCTGCTCGGTGGTCCCGTGCCACGCCGCTGGCGCCCGTGGTGCTGGGCAGACGGTGGACACTGGGTGAGCCCTGCGCTGGACACGGTGACACCCTTTTCCTGGGTGTGGGGACCCCGGGAGCTCCCCATCACAGTCggggtggcacccatgggtgcctctgctcccctggggtggGTGTTTTGGGCTGGGCAAACCCTAAAGGTGACTACCAATTCACAGCAGCGTGCTGGCACCGTGGCGTGGCTGTGCCTGGGCTACCCGGTGTTGGTGCTGGCCCATGGACTAGTGTGTGTCACCGCGTGGCTCCTTGTCGTCCTCATCCCCGTGGCCAAGCTGAGTGCCCGCACCGCCACCCGTGTCCTGCTCCTGCCTCCGGAGCGGGTGCTCGTCCGGCGCCTGAGGATGGTGGGTGCCTTTGTGCTGGGGTCCCGCACCCTGCTCCAGGGCggattttttggggtggggacAGCGCTTGGAGCAGTGTCACCCACTTGTCCCTCCACAGACGGAGGTGCCACTGGAGGGAGAGGTGATTCTCTGTTGCTACCGCGCCATCAATCCCTACTACTACAAATACGCCGTGGATGGCATCAACGTCTTCGCTGTCAGTAtccttccatgggctgcaggggaatggGGTTGGGGGGCTGGCCCCAAATCCCATCCACCTCGGTCATCTCCTTGACCTGCCACCCCAGACCTGCTGCCGTTGgtgctggtgacactggtgctGGGCTACGTGGACAGCCACAACCACCTGACCAGCTCCCCTGTCAAGTTCACGTTGGCTCTGCTCTCCATCATGCCCCTCTCCTACTACATCGGGATGGCCATCGCCAGGTGAGCGGTGATGATGGGGGGACGCTTGGTGGCAAGGTGGGGACACATGCCAGCCCTGCTgacaccctcctcttcctccagcatcTCGGCCCAGAGTAACTTTGCGGTGGGAGCTGTGGTGAACGCCACGTTTGGCTCCATCACGGAGCTCACCTTCTACATCACGGCCCTCATCAAGGGGACACGTGAAGGCAACCGCTGCTATGCTGAGATTGTCAAGTCAGCGTTGACGGGGACACTGGTGGGCTGTGTTCTCTTCGTCCCGGTGAGCCATGGGGTGGCACGTTCATGGCATGAAGGTGCCTGGTctctgcagagacctgggaggaTGCTGCAAGCAGAGATGCTGATGGAGATTTCCTGGGGGGGGGCTTTCTCCATCCCCAAGGGTCTGTGCATGGTCATTGGGGGCATCCGGCACCAGGAGCAACGGTTCAACAGCCGCTCGGCGGGTGTCAGCTCGGCcctgctcttcctctctgtgGGAGGTGAGTTGGGGACAGATGTGTCcccaggtttggggggaggggagtgtagggtgtgtgtgtcccaccagCATGGACACCCACCCtatgtccctccatccccacaggTGTCTTTGCCCCGACGCTCTTCTCCAAGGTGTACGGGAAGCTGGTCTGCGGCGAGTGCCACAACGTCACCCAGAACCCGCTGGGCCACTACCTCTGCCACAACTGTCACTTTGACCTGGTGAGCGGGGACATGGTCTTCTGATGGAGTTTGGGGTCAGGGGTGCTCCAAGCCCACCTGGCTCCTGCTCTTGGTGGTAGCAGTGGggctgtcccttgtcccctgcaTCCCCGTTGACAGGCTCTCTCTCTGCAGATGGAGAACAACGGCACCCTCTACTACAGTCACGTCCAGTGAGTGTCTGCCGGGGTGGGGACAGCATTGTCCCCACAGTAGGGTGGCACCTCCCAGGTTGGGCTGTGGCCCCTcattcctcccaggtccccctcTTTGTCACCCTGAAGGGCTCAAATCCTGCAcccccatctcctctccttcaTCCCCAAATGGTGCAGGGAACCCCTCTGGGGTCTCCATGCCAGATCCTGATGGTACTGAACATGTCACCCATGTCCCACAGACCCCTGGTGTACACCGtgtccctccttctccctgccgCCTACCTCATTGGCCTCTTCTTCACCCTGAAAACTCACTCGCACATCTACGACATCCACATCAGCGGCTGTCACAGTGAGTGTCCCCAAACCATGGGCTgcaccagctgcagggctggctctTCTCACCTCCCTGGGATGTCCTGCCATGTCTCTGCTCTTCCCCCAGTGCCTGGCCACCACCACAGCGCTGTGGTCCACTGGTCTCGCTGGCGGGCCCTGGTTATCCTCCTGCTTTCCACCCTCTGCATGTCAGCCTGTGCTGACCTGGCCACGGAGCACATCAGCCCCATCCTCACCAACTCCACCATCTCACAGGTGAGTGTGGGACAGTGGTGAACCAGGCTTAGGGTGACCCAGGGGACCAAGATGTGCCCTGCAGGGATGAGAACCTGCCTTTGTGAGTTCCAAAAGCTGGGGGAAAGACACTGAGATGCTCAAAGGGCTGAGGAGCTTGGTTGCCCACAGCTTGGATGTGGTCAGGATCAGGTCACATGCATGTGCTGATGTCACCTCTTCTCCTGCAGTATTTCATCGGTGTCACTGTGCTGGCGATGGTGCCTGAGCTGCCAGAGATAGTCAACGGCATCCAGTTTGCCCTGCAGAACAACCTCAGCTTGAGGTGAGACGGCTCAAAggatgggttttggggtgtcctcCTCCAGCGTGGTCCCTGTCCCAGTCCCATAGCTGTACCTTGGTGCCAGTGATGGGCTGCCCAGCTTCATGCCACTGGCGGGTCAGATCCCTGCCACCTTGCCCTCAAGAAGACctaaacccacccaaaaaatGGGGCCAGAACCAGGTTGGGCTGCATGATTTggttccccggggggggggcggttctcACCCTGAGCTGAGCAACCCAAGGGCTGCTGGAGGCCTGGAGTTcagcagctctgaagtcctcTGTCCTCTCTAGCATTGAGATTGGGAACTGCATTGCTGTCCAGGTCTGCATGCTCCAGATCCCCATCCTGGTGCTCTTCACCATCTTCTATGTGAGTAGACCCAGAACAGTCCCTTGGTGATCTCCTGcagtggggttggggacacacaGCACTCCATAAAACATGGTGGCAAGGGCACAGCCGCAGTGTCTCCTCTGCTCAGTGCAGGGGAAAGCAGGGTCAGATGTCTCCTACCTCGGCTGGTGCTGTCCCCAGCCCTAGGGACATGTGGCAGAAGGGATTTAAGGGGTGACATGCAAGTCCCCAGTCAGTGTGGGGATGTCCTGATTGGCCATAAACCCCAAATCTTCTCTGCCTCGCAGCCCACCAACTTCACGCTTGTCTTCAGTGACCTCCATGTTTATGCCAGCATGTTCAGCGTGGTGCTCATGAACTACATCTTCATGGATGGCAAATGTGACTACTTCCAAGGTGACTGCCCACCTGTGAGGCTGCTGTGGGACTTGGTGTACCCACCTTCCCTGTGCTGATGGGGTGGGGGAGCTCCTGGAGACAGCCATGGGGTCATCTGCTTGCTGCGGCTCTTGGGCATGTGGTGGCTTGAGCAATTCTGGGGTCTTGGTTGACCatctgggaggtgctggagctgcCACCCTGCAGCAGCTCCGAGGGGGATCACTCCCTTTTCACCCTTACGAGGGAGTTCTAAACCCCTTCTGATGATTGATATTTTTGCTGAGGACCATGAAAGTCCTCTACAGTGGGATAGTCTGGACCACACCAGAAGGTCTTAAGACCAACCTTCCTCCTTGCTCCAGGGAGTAACCTCCTCCAACCTGCTCTGTCTGCCCTAGGCACGGTGCTGGTGATGGTCTACTTCATCCTCCTGGCTGTGTATTTCTTCGCCCCATCGCCCAGTGGCTGCTGAGGTTTGGACTCTGCTTTCTTCAACCTTCTTGTTGGGCTCAGTGCCCATCAAGGCATTATCTGGTGTCTCAGGGATTCGGCTGGGCTGGATCCAGTCTGGAAGCATCATTTGCtgaagctcctgctgctgcctggctccccCAGTGGGGTGCCAGTGGAGCTTCAGTGATGGGAAAGGTGGTGGCGATGGAAGCACTCCTGAACCAAGAAGGAGCCTCAACACCAGAGCACTTCACAGAGGTATTTCTAGCCCACGCTTGTGTGGTTGGAAGGAAAATTGTCCCTAGTGGAGGGTCTTGAAGGGGATTTCTGTGTGGTCTCGAGGACAGACCCCCTCCCCTTGGGATACGTTGCACTGGGAGAAAGTGCCTGAGAAGAGCTTCTTGACCTTCCAGGTAGTAGGTGGTCCCTGGCCTCAAAGGGATTCGGGTCTGGGGATCACACAGGGCTTCTTGATGGTACTAGAAATGcaccaaaaagtatttttcagctgttttgtcATTAAAGCAGTTTTGTACAAATCAGAAACAAGCTTGTTTCTCCTTAAACGAGCCTTTGGTCGCCTGTCTGGGCCCCTCTGTGCCCACCACCCAGGTTAGTGATGGTCTTGGGGTGATGGCTGCTTGGTGCCCACAAAGGATGGCTCTCAATGTGGTGGGTGTTGGGCACCAGCAATGGCACAGCCGGAGCCAGCATCCCTGGGAGTGGAGCAGGACAGCAATGTCCTTTGTCACAGCACCAGAGCAGGTGGCAGGGGAGATCCACCACCATGCCACGGGGATAGAGCCAGCTCTGTGGGCTCCAGCTTTCTCTGTGACCCTTCCTAAGCTCCAGCTCTTGTTTCCAGCCTGCTCTTGCCCGATTGTCCTGGATCACCTTTGCTCAGAGGTCTTTAACAGGCTCCTGAGAAAGGTCAGGGATGCTCCTGGTGCTGACGCAGGGTATGAAGTGTGACATGCCGGGGACCTGCTCATCTCCCTCTGCGAAGGGAAATGCTAGTGGGTGAGGTGAGAGGACAAAGCAGGTGGCTTGGACTGATTTATTAgcagagctttaaaaaacaaaacccaaaatcaaaACACTGACAGATACATAAACACAGGCAATGTGGCTCCTGtgccccatctccctccccagccccttgggGACCTGCTTCAGCATaaaaaccgggggggggggggggggggggtgctgtaGGTCCCATAGTCAAGGGAGAAACAGGACTAGACCTCAAACATCCCAGAGTAAGGCAGTGGGCAGTAGCCTGGGATCCTTCCCCTTCCCAAAGGAGGGCAGCTGCTCATTAGCAATTAATGATGCTGCCTTATCAAGCTTTTTTTGTTCTCCTAGCAGAGAATCCGTATAGACAATCCTGCTGCCGTTAATATGGATGTCTGGGAAGGTTCCTGGGTGACATCCAGAGTTGGGTGATGGCAGCAGATGGACACAGGGCAGTAAGAGACGGAAGAAGTGTGGGATGGGAGGGCAAAAGATGATGGTACCAAGCAGGTTCTCCTACAGCTCAGCTGAGGCTAAGCTGAAAGCATCTACCTTGGGCTGAGGGATGCTTGGGACTTCTCCTGGAGGTGGATCCAGACTTTGTGTTTGGGAAACCGGGTACACAGCAGGTCCCTTTCCCAGTGCAAacccagcaggagctgctggtggctgcaTGAATCCCATGAAGAGGTCCCACAtggcctccagctgctctgcttggTGCTGGGCTAAGTAGTGGGGTGAAGGCAGCAGGGCTGTCCCACAAAACCCTGTTCTGAGATGCCTTTCTCTGTCTCGGTGTGTCCTATCCCCATCCTGGGCATTATCGTGGATGTTTGTAACTCCTCTCGCTCCATCAGTTGTTGCAGATGCTgaatcctttccttctcccttgggGAACTGGccctgccctggcagagctggtAACACTCTGCTCTTTTGCTTTCATGCATGGAATTGCATGGAGGGAGTTAACTTGTCCTTAAAATGGAGGAACCAGtacttgggctgggctggagatGAAGGTGAAGACAAGCAGGAGATGAAGTATGAAAAGCCTGGAGCCATATATCCTTCAAGCCACATCCCAGAGCGAAGCTTCTGCCACAGTAAGCCAGCAAGCAGCTTCCATCATTCAAAGACTCAACATGCAGTAGACGAGCAGCAACGCGAGCAAACCCTCAGAAGGGAGctgtgagctttgcagtgcttaAGCCATTTCTTtaggaagagcagcagagcagcctccAGGATCTTGTTCCCATTGTGCAGCAGCCGCCCCAGGttcctgggagaggagaggcccCTGGACAATGCTTCTATCTGCTTTTATCAGCAAAAGCAAGTCCCTGGTCCCTTATTCTGTAGCTCTCTTGGCCACGCTCCTGTAAGTCCTGTGTGCTGGCGTAGCAGCACAGCTCTGTAAGAGGGGTGAAACCAGCTCTAGGCCACCACTGGAGGGCACAGGTGGGCTCTGGGCTTGCATCTTCAGTGGTCCAGCCAGCGGAAGAGGCTTGGGCTGGCCAGCAGTGTGTTGGTGTGTCACAGGGACATCAAGGACTGGGTGGCTGAACGTGTTCCACGTCAAGATTTGAAGGTAAGGTTAAGTGACAGTGTCAGTATGGAGCCAGACTGAGGCCAGATGTGCTCCAGATCAACACTCACCACCTTCCCTGGGGAAAAGCTCCTGGCTGCCCCCATAAGGCTGTCAGAGCAAGGAAGACATAAGAGCTTAAGGAATCTACTTCATCAGGGATCCAGGCTTGGATGGTCCTAATATTGCCTTGGTGATGATGGGAGATGATGTTCTTTAAAGTAGGTAAGGGAAGAACCAGCACTTGCTATGACCAGGCTCTTCCAGTACAAAGGTCCCAGCAGAACTGGAGGCCAGGAGGCAAACAGTAAGTGCAGACATTCGGCCTCTGCAAGAAAGAGGCAAGAGCCACTGAGTTCAGGtcagcagagggagctggggaaaaGGCCTGTTGGCCTGAAGTGGTCTTGCAGAAGAGGACACCATGAACCAGGGGCAGCAGAGCAGGTACCCCGCCCACAGGTGGCAGCAGGATCTGGGGTCAGCCCCTGAGCTGGGAGCAGTGGGATCCTGCACCAAGCAGCCAGCGAGGGGCTTGGAAGGGGTTAAAATGGGATGATGAGATTGTGAAACCTAGCTCTGCCCTGTGAGCTCCATGCCCTACAAAAGGGACGGATACAACAGAGCTACATGCAGCTGCCACCACCTTCTGTGGTCCAAAGCACCAGAGAACACTTCAGGTGTAATGCCCTTTTATTTTTCCGGGGCTTGGGGAAAAAGCAGCAACTGGCACTacagaaggggggggaaaaatctATCCCCAAGAACAGGGGAAGCTTAACATTGGGGTGGGTGGTAACACTTCAGCTGAACATCTGGGTAGGTACTTCATAAGAAGGGTGGCAGTGACTCGATCAGCCAGGGCTGTTCAGATTAACACCATGAAGACAATGCTATAgtttatttaaacataaatgcaatctcttaaaaagaaactaaaacccCAGAGTCTAGCCTTTGCCTTTCATGACGGATGGGGAAAagctgatttgaaaaaaaaaaaaaaaaaaaaaaaaaaaaggcacttaaaaATGGTCTTCAAATGAAAAGGACTTTGCCCAAACCTGATGCCAgccaaggggagctgcttggAG
Encoded here:
- the LOC141479722 gene encoding uncharacterized protein; the protein is MASEGEPGRRRRCCTQDAPDVPKATEPRGDSDGPRRGSLCDRHCAAINNVQSDLSDLGCHLHRPRVPPAMSPQCCCQQHSEEVCESCVVKTTLTAENVVEANKLSNNYKFGFKKWKSHVTARPWEDRSEIVKELYSDLNVIRGSGGSTVTCGNVLYLLLFGWWLSFLYVLTAAMMFITVVGAPYGRLCWDLAGYFLWPFGKVIQKVEVPKSRRALGACEAGVEASGAGETSALLGGPVPRRWRPWCWADGGHWQRAGTVAWLCLGYPVLVLAHGLVCVTAWLLVVLIPVAKLSARTATRVLLLPPERVLVRRLRMTEVPLEGEVILCCYRAINPYYYKYAVDGINVFAVNLLPLVLVTLVLGYVDSHNHLTSSPVKFTLALLSIMPLSYYIGMAIASISAQSNFAVGAVVNATFGSITELTFYITALIKGTREGNRCYAEIVKSALTGTLVGCVLFVPGLCMVIGGIRHQEQRFNSRSAGVSSALLFLSVGGVFAPTLFSKVYGKLVCGECHNVTQNPLGHYLCHNCHFDLALSLQMENNGTLYYSHVQPLVYTVSLLLPAAYLIGLFFTLKTHSHIYDIHISGCHMPGHHHSAVVHWSRWRALVILLLSTLCMSACADLATEHISPILTNSTISQYFIGVTVLAMVPELPEIVNGIQFALQNNLSLSIEIGNCIAVQVCMLQIPILVLFTIFYPTNFTLVFSDLHVYASMFSVVLMNYIFMDGKCDYFQGTVLVMVYFILLAVYFFAPSPSGC